Genomic window (Vigna radiata var. radiata cultivar VC1973A unplaced genomic scaffold, Vradiata_ver6 scaffold_633, whole genome shotgun sequence):
AATGATTTGACATGGTTCCGAGTTAACTCAACCTCCAAGTCTTTCTGTTCAAGAATATCCAGCAAAATATCGAGAAAATCCTTCACTTTCTCTTCTCCATCTTCACAACGTTCAACCTTAGATTCCCTTCGCAGTTCTTCACGATCAGAGATGATCTTCTCTAGCAGAGAATCGTACCTCTTATGTATATCCAATGCCCTCTTCCTGAAACCTTGCAAATCCAAGTTCCTGCAGAAACCTATGAAATCCGAAACGTTAAACTCCCCGAAAATCTGCGTCACTTCACGAACCAACGCAAGTGCCTGCTCCGCCTGGCTGTCTGTTCCGGAGCTCGTGATGCTGAGCATCATCTGCGATATCACGTTGTTGGAAAGCCTCATGAGTGACTCGGAGAGGTTCACGCTTTCTTTGGCCTTCGATTTCTGGAAAAGAGTTTGGACGAATTCGTGAACGAGCCTTGTCCGAATCGGTAGGAACTGCTGAAGGGTTTTGTTTCCCAAGAGCTCAGTGATGCTGAGCTTTTTCATGAACTTCCAGTAAGTGTCGTAAGGGGCAAACGCGAACGTAGCGTTGTGGTAGGTAACCATGTCAATGGCCGTGTTCATTTTGCGAGAAGAGTATGTGAGCTCATTGGTCTTGAGAAATTCCTTTGCGAGGGTAGGGGTGTTTGCAACTATGAACTTCTCAGAACCTATTCGAAGGTATATAAGAGGCCCATATCGGAGAGAAAGTTCTTGGAATGCATGGTGGATGAGGGGTTTAAGCAGATGGAGGTGACCGATCACCGGTAGGGCTGGTGGGCTTGGAGGGAGCTTCAAGTGGGCTTTGGGCTTTTTCCTTCTCTCAAACAAGCCTTTGAAAAAGCAAGCACAGAGGAAGATACTCACAACTAACAAGAGGGTCTCAGGAATCATCTTGGTTTTTGTTTAACTAAGATTTATGAATTGAAGATGTTTTTCAAGTTACTATCAATGGCTTTTATACTCATGCACAGTGGTTTGTGTTCATTGTAAATTaggtaaaaaaaatcatatatctGTACCAGTCATTTAAAAGATCAACTGCTGTGAAATTTGTCAACTTAAGCTATCTGATACCTGCAATAAATTCCTAAATTAATTGTAATGTTAAAGTTAACACCAAAAAGTACATctttttgatttatattataaagtatattttaatacatgtataaaaatttaataaatatattcactttcatttagaaataaataaatttactttatgACAACTTTTCCTTTTAACACTACACAACCCTAGAGAGAAAACTGGACATGCAGACATGCAGCAAACTTTTTTCTATATAgatcatatttacaaaaaaatatatattaatataaaattatctgatacagtatttatactttttaaatatactaaGACTTGAATTGTCGTTAGGTTGATTGTCgcatattttctattttgaattttgaaacataaaaaatatattaaattatttttaaattcaactttcAAGCAATGTGGAAGTATTAGGTAGAAGATTGCATTATACAAACATTACAAACTctcctttttaatatataaaaaatgcagTATTACAACCTAAGTATATTTTTCGATTGTCCCACAATTGAATTTGATCATCGTGGCGTAAGTCCTAACGCATATTGTaaagtgttttgttttgtttttatattgttaaaaaagagcATTAAAAGTATTGAAGAATAATCTCGTACTAATGAATGTTGTCAAACTTTAGCTTTGAACTTTATACTCATTTCAAGCCATACAAAACTAGTTCTAAAAAGTAGTTTTACTTAATAATTTGGAAGACTTTGTGCTTAACcatattatattcttttcttaaaaaatgaaattaagatttcagttaatttataaaacattatgtcttttttaaatataagcaAACCATTAATTTCGGAAAATAGGGTAAACAAACAtttaaacaaatagaaaacattatttcatgattgtaataaaaaatatatatgcttttatgttaaaaacatatattttatgcTCGTCAAGAAGACATAATAAAACATGTATATttgcataattaattatgttaccCATCTGACGATGAATGTATAAACAATGgttatcaaaaatatttaaaataatatctcaaaattaagtatttCTTTTGAggtttataaaaagaaaaaaaaaaatcttcatcccttgtatatttgaaaattaataaagtgCACATTTAAGTTTTAGTTGGTGTGGATGAGACTGATATATAAATTGATGAAAGTGAAATGTTGAAAAAGTGGATTCTTGTAGCTGCGAGCCTTAGAATTAACGGCACTGGAGAATGGTGCCCTGTGAGAGGAATACAAGGTAGTCGATGCAAGGTTTACAATCATACCAACAtatcatttaagaaaaatagtgaaaaaaaaatacttttttttatagagttaaatattttttaagtcatcaaaataaaatttattatattttaatttataaactttaaaaacaaataaacataattattttaactcaataatattattattatttatatattaaacaacattttaaaCTGACAtgatataaacattttaaaggGTAATATGAAATGTTGTTTGAAATGTtcaaactatttaatttaattagatttgaagaattatatcaatttaattttaaagtttgaaaaaaaattaattttaagtaaaattaaaaaaaatgaaatgaatatctttgacatttttgtaaaatgCTTACCAATAATCGTTGTACCTACCCAGTTTGAGAGGATATAcatttaacattataatatttctataaaattgtaataatttagaTTGAAATGCATATTCAAGTAAaggtttattaatttataaatgcaAATTGATTCATATGACTTAATTCTcttattcaatatttatatttatatacttcgttatattttatatatatattttttaatttttactaatttgagcattgaattattcttttatgtgtgaaactttcttttatatatatcttcatTCACAACACGAAAATTTGAAGTTGAACTTCTCATGAATACCAGTCATTCCTTCCACGTAACGAAATTCACACTCCTTTACGATAAGAACAATTGCAATCATGTGGTTCTTGAAATCTCTATCATAATGAGCAAGCAAATTGTACGAGATTTAATTTGAGAATAGGTTGTAAATGATGACCATTTAACTAAGGCaaagaaataaactaaaatgatgAAAAGTGAGGCATGACATCTAACTACCAATTAGACGACCtttaatcaatcaaacataaaaaggaGCCATAAAATTCTGGTTAACgtaattactttattaattaagataaaaaatagtaatataataattaatgctAGGTATACTAATGCTAACCCTAATAACAACCCAAGtagaaaaattattcaaataggattgataaatgaatatatatttgagTGAAAGTATCTAATTCTATGTGTTTATTGAGGATTTGGTTTCTGTATAATGTGTTTGTGATGAACTATACTTTGATACTcttgttttatatttgaataattgatatatatatatatatatatatatatatatatatatatatatatatatatatatatatatNtattttttagtttaagatAAGACTGTTAATTATAACAACTAAAATAAtctttattgaaataaattataaaggtcggtttttattattaatttattttttagataagACCATCAATTCgaataactaaaataatctCCAATGAAAGTAATTATAAAGATTGATTAATGATAgctaatatttctttaaaaattttatcctTAGAGCTTATGAGCCCTcgttatttaaacaaaaaaccTATACTtcgaatgatttttttcttaatattaattaatacacAAGTCAGTTTGTAAAACTTATGCAAATTAAACTTAACAATTTAGTATTGAAGAGAGATTTGATGTGGATTCTTAAActtaagatttaattttaacaataataaattatctgaatcatttatttcatttttcttaataagttagaattgttattatttgcaactatttttaagttttattttctattttttttttgtgtcgGTTTCCGTTTTctaattattgtatattattttgtttcgtTTTGATGTATTTGGTTCTGTTTGTATTTCAATACATTTCGAtctgtataattttttaagtatttggCGGTAAGTATTCGGTCAGTGATTCATGACTAATGGATTTGTTTTCTatttagtaaaagaaaacaagttaatgaatttctatcAATGCCCACGGaacaatgttacgtagtagtaaggaaggatgctcataagtcttggtgcaaatTGTGTCTGTCGGCTCTAATATATATAgtaaagataatgaaattaaaaagattttgaataaaCTTTTTTGGAAGGtaaatatgtcaatgactcaactctttataaaagtaaatcgtttaataatgagtattttttttattttggactagtgcagagatgacatagaaaatgtttgagtgagaaagatgaaggagaaagggttgagaggaatgaaggaggtgagtaagggtttgaaagagaaagggttcaGAGGAacgagagaggtgggtaagggtttgtgggtttcttttttaatttttttaattttgagaatgaaaattatcaaaatacccttaaccttaaaacttagaattcatgatatataaggatatttttgtttactgaaacccggtacacattgctaaaatgtagcaactgaaaaacaggcatacgcaagttagcaaaccccatatatatatatatatatatatatatatatatatatatatatatattcttttttatgaaaattaaattacaatttttttggtTATAGGGTTGAGATTATAAATTCACTAAGTTATAAATGTCTAAATGTTTGTCTCCACAACCATTCATCCTTTATTTCGTCTGATTAAATTAGAAGGATATATATATGCAGAAAGTACTTCGATGTTAGAGTCAGTAAAGATTTGTcacattcaataataaatatataataaatacaatcacCTACTTTATTACCttaaatatatatctatttatagattttagaaAATGGTTCACATTATCATTCACCTAATCACgatatatctaataataatcatattttggTGTAAATTAATCACTTTTTGTTTAAGAACGATAGTTCGGTTTATAAAATCCAACCGCTtgatcttttaataatttaatgaataatttttactgTGTAAACGGTCCAGTTTTAGACTAACTTGATGGTCATacgataaaataataaaataaataaaaattgcatAAGTTATAATAATCACTTAAAAATTGTTTACGTTTTATGAGCCTACTTAATCCATGTAATAGTTATTTTAGGCTAATTTTCCTTTccattcaacatttttttagattttgtcAATGAACTCATTTCACGACTGTCTTTCTTGTTGAGTGTTATCTGTTGGACCTTTACTTTGATGTCCTTTCTCAAGAATCTGTAACTTGATTTTCCTTTCATCCTGCTGATACTTACATTTATTCTTTCAATGTCTCACCTCAATGCTTTTATTCGATCTTTGCTATACTCTCAACATAATACTGAAATGGTATgtttagataaatataaataaaaagtgaaaaagaaaaaaaattatataaagaagataaactAATATACTGGTAACTAACATTTATTGaccataaaaaaaagaaaaatatgcaataaaTTACTCTAATACCAAAATGAACTCATAAATTAGGATCTgtataaagtaatatttattaacaaaataataccaagtaaaacaataataacataatagtACGTTCATGTAAgattcataaaaagaaaagaaaattaatcttaacaattaataataaagttatttgttttttgggATATAGGGTCCATGATTTTCACTAAACATTTCTTCATACTATTTTTTGAGTTGGTTTAGTTTATGTTGTACACACTtagttaaaattctcctttatTCACGTTTTAAACTGTTTGGATGTATTTGTCAAAAATAATCTGACATTTAAGTCAATGATCAATTTGATTCTCACACTAAATtcttaaattcacaataaatataattacttacCTTATTACTTAcctttttacttttgttctgCATTTACAGATTTCAagatgaatttatgattaacGAATTTTTAATTATGGTTTATTGATAATAAACAACATTTATCAAATGAATAATACTTAATGGTGTCAATTATATGCACCGATCACTGATATTGACCTTTTAAACTTTTTCCACATTTGTACGGTCTTAAGGTGcatttgttattaatttaatcaaataaagaaatagagtagtgaaaatatatttgattataaaattgaagaagTTGAGGTCAATTCTTATTAAGTGTTACAACCACTATCCATGTGAATTGGTTGTGCACTTATCTTCATTGTTGGAAAAAAGCAAAAGCAATGTTGGCCTCATCACCCGCATTTCTCATTTGTGGTTGCGAAATTCAACAATAAGACTCTAATATCCATTTACAATGAAGCAATGTTTGACTCCATGAGCATATCTTGCTTACTAGCTTCCCTTTAGCCTCTCTTATATATACACTGGACTTCTTgctttaaacttaaaatcattGCAAACATACTTGAATTTCATGTAATGAATTAACTTTTGAGCATATTGTGCTTTCAAACCAACGTTTACAAACTACAGTGTTAAATGTTAAAACCAACTGCTATGACAACTAAAGTAGGACTACAGACATCAATCCTTCAAGACATAAAATGTTAATTGATTCTAATCTAAATGGTTGCAGTGGTTTATCTTCAAATATCACGGTGGGATCAGAGTTATAATGAAGCATAACTAATTTTGATTTAACCGTGCTAACAGTCATAAAAACATAGTAGAACTTGCAGCTCTACCAGAAGCCTGAAACAGAACAACAAATTCAGACTGGTTAATTTTCCAGTGGTTCAGCTccaaataatgataataatagaTTACCCCATCGATGATAGAAAAGTGGAAGAATCAAACTCCCACGGGAAAATGGTGCCAGGGTAGAATTCGATCCCAATGAATAAAAAGTAACATACCCATAAATAACATAGCACACTAACATGACATTAACTATCACATACGACACTATAAAGAAATTTTCTGATTGAATGGCATACCATAGATGGATGTTTTAGCATTGAAATATTGCACACATTGCTTCCACAATCTTGGGAAAACAAAAGCCGTACATGTGGGACACTCTTCCAACTCTCTCCAAGAGCTGGTTTGGAAATCCCATCTTCCCCACGCACCACATGATTCGTTACCTTCAAAATTTGTTCCACTAGAAGTGTTATTTGAAGATATATTGGCTACCTGCCTCATTCATGAAAATCACAGAAACTATGTTTGAaatattctaaatataaaatcagCAGTTGACTCAACCGTTATCTGGTCTTTTCAAAGGCTCTGTGTCTCTCGCTGCATAAATTTGAGCCCATATTTCTTTACCGCAGTCTTGTTCGTTCTTTTAAGCAGTAACGGATCTTTTTAAGGGTCATAGGGGGTCAGGGCTCCAAAAAATTctctctaaatatttttaaacacacacacacacacacacacacacacacacatatatatatatataattttttttcctttttttttttcaaagcatATTTTTGTACCTTATAAGTAGTGATGGAGCTTGATTGAAAATTTTGGGGAGCTAACAACTTGAAATGGAATTTTGAAGAGcgaaaagataatttaatgtgtgtgtatatttaaaaatatatatatttaaaaatcccTTTCAATTAGTAGGCTTTACTTacatttataagaaaaaggaaaccaAAACATACCAAAACAGCAATATTATGCTCATGAGCTAACTTCTTCAGTAAATACCCAGCAGATATCATTAAAGCATGTCCTGAAATCACCCATTGCATGTAACAATTAGTATCTATATTCTGTCCAACCTCTTATAGTGGAAAGTAAGACTCTGATAAACTAGGAAGCAAAAGGAATTGAAAAGCTTGACTAATATTTAATCATGTTGCGAAAGTAGCAATAACAACATAAAAGAAGATAAGAACAAAACTACATTGTAGAAAGacatgaaaaatgacttgacCTCTAATCAATTTGCAGAATGGGTTAAGATTCATATAACCGGACTCCTCATTTCAAGAgtccaatcaatttataaacctCTACGAAAAAATATATACTCTTTCCTGGGAGATATCAAATCTTTTGCTTTTTGTGTCTCTGAGAAGAACAAAATAGTGGCTTAGTGGTTAAACTTTGAAATCAGAATGAAGTACTTACTTGATACATAGTTCTCAGATAATTAGAGAAATATGGCTGGAAAAGtattaataaaacaagaagcagctctttaaaattaattgttggaAACTAATGTTTACACAAGACGCATACCATACTCCTCTACATCCTTGTTTAAATGTAGAGTAGCAAGCACTCTCGTTCTCTTAACTCAGGTAGTTAAAAGCTTGTGTTTATAAGAAAGTACAAATAAATCAGGTAAATTGGATAAAAAGGGATAGAATTAGAATAGGAAGTTCCTGAAGAATGAAATATACAGCAACTTCCATAACTCATTAAACTAAAATGGTACGCAATGACATCATCTAAGGTAAACATAGCAAACAGTTTTGTGTGAAAAAGTGAACTATACCCTGAGGACTACTGCCCCCAAGGATGGGGGTAATCAGTGAAGAGATTGAATCAACAATAAGCAATCGAACGTGCTGATTTGATTTCACAATCTGGGCCAGTATAAAGTAGctgtttattttttagaaagaaataaaaaaatatagttagtTGAATCAGCTACAAACATTCCAGTCAATGAGAACCTCAGATCTTAAATTAATCTTCAGTTGATGCAG
Coding sequences:
- the LOC106754304 gene encoding licodione synthase-like, translated to MIPETLLLVVSIFLCACFFKGLFERRKKPKAHLKLPPSPPALPVIGHLHLLKPLIHHAFQELSLRYGPLIYLRIGSEKFIVANTPTLAKEFLKTNELTYSSRKMNTAIDMVTYHNATFAFAPYDTYWKFMKKLSITELLGNKTLQQFLPIRTRLVHEFVQTLFQKSKAKESVNLSESLMRLSNNVISQMMLSITSSGTDSQAEQALALVREVTQIFGEFNVSDFIGFCRNLDLQGFRKRALDIHKRYDSLLEKIISDREELRRESKVERCEDGEEKVKDFLDILLDILEQKDLEVELTRNHVKSLIL